One Scophthalmus maximus strain ysfricsl-2021 chromosome 9, ASM2237912v1, whole genome shotgun sequence genomic region harbors:
- the slc25a48 gene encoding solute carrier family 25 member 48: MDDFIAGWIGGASSVVVGHPLDTVKTRLQAGKGYRNTLHCILTIYRKETVMGFFKGMSFPLASVTVYNSAVFGFFSNTQRLISKYRYGDGQHPCGMLDLTVASMLTGLMSVGLGAPVDLVKIRLQMQTQMVLAENLNLAGNVSNSSNIPLRSVDIPSQRLYRGPVHCISSILQTEGLQGLYRGAGAMILRDVPGYTLYFIPYTLFCNLLKPDATSSPHPCSIWLAGGLAGSISWVTATPADVVKSRMQADAQLQRKYKGIVHCIIQSYRSEGMQVFFRGASVNAIRGFPMSATMFLTYELSLQFLQEASRW; this comes from the exons ATGGATGATTTCATCGCAGGATGGATCGGAG GAGCCTCCAGTGTGGTCGTGGGTCATCCTCTGGACACCGTGAAG ACTCGGCTCCAGGCGGGGAAGGGCTACAGGAACACGCTCCACTGCATCCTCACCATCTACAGGAAGGAAACG GTCATGGGGTTTTTCAAGGGCATGTCTTTCCCGCTGGCCAGCGTCACCGTCTACAACTCGGCCGTGTTCGGCTTCTTCAGCAACACGCAGAGACTCATAAGCAAGTATCGCTACGGCGACGGGCAGCATCCGTGCGGCATGCTGGACCTGACGGTGGCCAGCATGCTGACTGGACTGATGTCGGTGGGCCTGGGAGCCCCCGTGGACCTGGTCAAGATCCGACTGCAAATGCAGACGCAGATGGTCCTCGCAG AAAACCTGAACCTGGCTGGCAACGTATCGAACAGCAGCAACATCCCCCTGCGCTCCGTCGACATCCCCAGCCAGAGACTCTACCGAGGGCCCGTCCACTGCATCAGCAGCATCCTGCAGACCGAGGGCCTCCAGGGCCTGTACAGGGGGGCCGGGGCAATGATCCTGCGGGACGTCCCGGGCTACACGCTCTACTTCATCCCCTACACCCTCTTCTGCAACCTGCTGAAGCCAGACGCCACGTCGAGTCCTCACCCGTGCTCCATCTGGCTCGCTGGAGGACTGGCAG ggtCCATCTCCTGGGTTACGGCCACGCCGGCTGACGTGGTGAAGAGCCGCATGCAGGCCGACGCTCAGCTGCAGAGGAAGTACAAGGGAATCGTGCACTGCATCATCCAAAGCTACAGGTCGGAGGGAATGCAG GTCTTCTTCCGCGGAGCGTCGGTGAACGCCATCCGAGGCTTCCCCATGAGCGCCACCATGTTCCTGACCTACGAACTCTCGCTGCAGTTCTTGCAGGAGGCGTCTCGGTGGTGA